A window of the Oscillospiraceae bacterium NTUH-002-81 genome harbors these coding sequences:
- a CDS encoding isoprenylcysteine carboxylmethyltransferase family protein, which yields MAVQLTAVMILAIFYGCYFSKMLAQRRKGIQTDQMGKGKTGEARTIELTMKVTTLLVPLVELMSIYRNISGLPGWVRYLGIVLALLGDVVFVISVRTMKDSWRAGVSETEQTALVTDGIYQLSRNPAFLGFDMVYIGILLMFFHGILLVFSAAAMFMFHLQIVRVEEPFLDAAFGDDYREYKKKVNRYLL from the coding sequence ATGGCAGTTCAATTAACCGCAGTGATGATTTTAGCTATCTTTTATGGCTGTTATTTCAGTAAAATGCTTGCCCAGCGGCGAAAAGGAATACAGACAGATCAAATGGGAAAAGGAAAGACGGGAGAGGCCAGAACCATCGAACTGACGATGAAAGTGACAACGCTGTTGGTTCCGCTGGTTGAGCTGATGAGTATTTACCGGAATATAAGCGGGCTGCCTGGATGGGTCAGATACTTGGGGATCGTGCTGGCGCTTTTGGGAGATGTGGTGTTTGTGATTTCGGTCCGGACAATGAAAGACAGCTGGCGCGCCGGCGTCTCAGAAACAGAGCAGACGGCGCTTGTTACAGACGGGATTTATCAGCTGAGTAGGAATCCGGCCTTTCTTGGTTTTGATATGGTGTATATTGGGATCCTGCTGATGTTTTTTCACGGGATTCTCTTGGTGTTTTCTGCTGCTGCGATGTTCATGTTTCACCTGCAGATCGTAAGGGTGGAAGAACCATTTCTGGATGCGGCATTTGGAGACGATTACCGGGAATATAAGAAAAAAGTAAACAGATATTTGCTATAA
- a CDS encoding carbohydrate kinase family protein has product MAGLDVICIGAINYDYMFHCSEEDLIQKDDNVGSEHLSNPISDVENDITELVMKNKQYTTQIGGSAFITLKVAKHIFPDFRTAYVGVCGTPTRFDLQYGKTNQLTEELAHLDDRQWLFTTQDRFDDPYDKAIAKSIVRLYNHTRNCIKIAPCANNTLLDRIQEQEETTGLSFSGYLSQTRWIHLSSLSDFDQFEAIMQYVIEAKAINPALRVSIDPGFEYTSLHRDRLRPLLSHADYVFLNNSEKKNLGGNEKDLRTLYRNLCAYFADAAPDCTLIVKHDDRHELITFQDGHCRIRTTRHKKLYHYQLNNDTGAGDSFAGGFISGMLCDRLNSDISLPIQMGVLAAKGRMLSFDYENPYINIQKFTQEFLEHLR; this is encoded by the coding sequence ATGGCAGGTTTGGATGTTATATGTATAGGTGCGATCAACTATGACTACATGTTTCACTGCAGCGAGGAAGACCTGATTCAAAAGGACGACAATGTGGGCAGCGAGCATTTGAGCAATCCGATCAGTGACGTGGAGAACGATATCACGGAGCTAGTCATGAAAAATAAACAGTACACGACGCAGATCGGCGGCTCTGCTTTCATCACCCTGAAGGTGGCAAAGCACATTTTCCCGGATTTCCGCACGGCTTACGTGGGCGTCTGCGGCACCCCCACCCGGTTTGATCTGCAGTACGGCAAGACAAATCAGCTGACGGAGGAGCTGGCGCATCTGGACGACCGCCAGTGGCTGTTTACCACACAGGACCGGTTCGATGACCCGTACGACAAGGCCATCGCCAAGTCCATTGTCCGGCTGTACAACCACACCCGCAACTGCATCAAGATCGCCCCCTGTGCCAACAATACCCTGCTGGATCGGATCCAGGAGCAGGAGGAGACCACTGGCCTTTCCTTCTCCGGCTATCTGTCCCAGACCCGGTGGATCCATCTGTCCTCCCTGTCAGATTTCGACCAGTTCGAGGCCATCATGCAGTATGTCATCGAGGCCAAGGCCATCAACCCGGCGCTCCGGGTCAGCATCGACCCGGGCTTCGAATATACGTCCCTGCACAGGGATCGGCTGCGCCCGCTGCTCTCCCATGCGGATTACGTTTTCCTGAACAATTCGGAGAAAAAGAATCTGGGCGGCAATGAAAAGGATCTGCGGACGTTATACCGGAATCTGTGTGCGTATTTTGCCGACGCTGCACCGGACTGCACCCTGATCGTGAAGCACGATGACCGGCACGAGCTCATCACCTTCCAGGACGGCCACTGCCGCATCCGCACCACCCGGCACAAGAAACTGTACCATTACCAGCTGAACAACGACACCGGCGCCGGAGATTCCTTCGCAGGCGGCTTCATCAGCGGCATGCTCTGCGACCGGCTGAACAGCGATATCTCCCTGCCCATCCAGATGGGCGTCCTCGCCGCCAAGGGCCGGATGCTCAGTTTTGACTACGAAAATCCGTATATCAATATTCAGAAATTCACGCAGGAATTTTTAGAGCATTTACGATAA
- a CDS encoding SUF system NifU family Fe-S cluster assembly protein yields the protein MANRTFYNEILTDHNMRPMHKHDLPDANMVLEGVNPSCGDDIFLKLKVENDEIVDGSFVGSGCAISQASADIMLELIIGKKKEEALHLADLFLQMIKGTIKEEDLEELEEAIALQDISHMPARVKCAVLGWHTMEEMLKKQE from the coding sequence ATGGCGAATAGAACATTTTATAACGAAATTTTGACAGATCACAACATGCGGCCCATGCACAAGCATGACCTGCCGGACGCCAACATGGTGCTGGAAGGGGTCAACCCCAGCTGCGGCGACGATATTTTTCTGAAATTAAAGGTGGAAAATGACGAGATCGTGGACGGCTCCTTTGTGGGCAGCGGCTGCGCCATTTCCCAGGCGTCTGCGGACATCATGCTGGAGCTGATCATCGGAAAGAAGAAAGAGGAAGCGCTGCACCTGGCGGATCTGTTTTTACAGATGATCAAGGGCACCATCAAAGAAGAAGACCTGGAAGAGCTGGAGGAAGCTATCGCTCTGCAGGATATTTCTCATATGCCCGCCCGGGTCAAATGTGCGGTGCTGGGATGGCACACCATGGAAGAGATGCTGAAAAAACAGGAATGA
- a CDS encoding carbamoyl phosphate synthase small subunit, which translates to MKAFLILEDGTVFEGTSIGSTREVISEIVFNTSMTGYLEVLTDPSYAGQAVVMTYPLIGNYGICREDMESERPWPDGYIVRELSRMPSNFRSEESIQDFLKEYDIPGICGIDTRALTKLLREKGTMNGMITTNADFDLAQVLPKLKAYTTGKVVEKVTCQQKYTVPGDGFHVALMDFGTKKNIVKSLNKLGCQVTVYPALTTAEEILADAPDGIMLSNGPGDPKECTSIIAEIQKLYASEVPIFAICLGHQLMALATGADTHKMKYGHRGGNHPVKDLKTGKVYISSQNHGYVVDMDTVDPEVAQIGFVNVNDGTTEGLRYHKKNIMTVQYHPEASPGPHDSGYLFEEFMKMMGGCADAEK; encoded by the coding sequence ATGAAAGCTTTTCTTATTCTGGAAGACGGGACAGTCTTTGAAGGAACGAGTATTGGTTCCACGCGGGAGGTCATCAGCGAGATCGTGTTTAACACGTCCATGACCGGATATCTGGAGGTACTGACGGATCCCTCCTATGCGGGACAGGCAGTGGTGATGACGTATCCTCTGATCGGAAACTACGGGATTTGCCGGGAGGATATGGAGTCCGAAAGACCGTGGCCGGACGGATATATTGTCCGGGAGCTTTCCAGAATGCCCAGCAACTTCCGCAGCGAGGAGAGCATTCAGGATTTCCTGAAGGAATACGATATTCCGGGCATCTGCGGCATCGACACCCGGGCGCTGACGAAGCTCCTCCGGGAAAAGGGCACCATGAACGGCATGATCACCACCAATGCGGATTTTGACCTTGCCCAGGTGCTGCCGAAGCTGAAAGCCTACACCACGGGAAAGGTGGTGGAGAAGGTGACCTGCCAGCAGAAATACACGGTGCCGGGGGATGGTTTCCACGTGGCGCTGATGGATTTTGGAACGAAGAAAAATATTGTGAAAAGCCTGAACAAGCTGGGCTGTCAGGTGACGGTTTACCCGGCGCTGACGACGGCGGAGGAGATTCTGGCGGATGCGCCCGACGGCATCATGCTTTCCAACGGCCCGGGAGACCCGAAGGAGTGTACGTCCATCATTGCGGAAATCCAGAAGCTGTACGCATCGGAGGTGCCGATTTTTGCCATCTGTCTCGGCCATCAGCTCATGGCGCTGGCCACCGGGGCGGACACCCATAAGATGAAGTACGGTCACCGGGGCGGCAACCATCCGGTGAAGGATCTGAAAACCGGCAAGGTGTACATTTCCTCCCAGAACCACGGCTACGTGGTGGATATGGACACGGTGGATCCGGAGGTGGCACAGATCGGGTTTGTGAACGTCAACGACGGTACCACCGAGGGGCTTCGTTATCATAAGAAGAACATCATGACCGTGCAGTATCATCCGGAGGCCAGCCCAGGCCCCCACGATTCCGGGTATTTGTTTGAGGAGTTTATGAAAATGATGGGAGGATGCGCAGATGCCGAAAAATAA
- a CDS encoding LysR family transcriptional regulator, which yields MLLRQMEYLQAVIENGNFYLAAEQCHVSQSAISQQIKKLEDELGVKLLERHNRTFSLTPAGEHFYRKSLIISGDLKHLIRETKKIANNDHAVLRIGYYKGYHGNELSEAIALFSEKYPAVDVEITVGSHEELYHAMENDSIDLAINDQRRAFSDAYRNEILAESNIYIELSAKNPLSKLDTLETDDLKNMPCILVINQAGQQEEQNYYENIIGLHGDFLFADTIQEARLKIITGQGYLPVDVIGEQAWFDTVVSRIPLYRNNQPVRKIYCAFWRKDNSGYYIEDFAEMLHSCFFSISSMVCHPSTAHLTRAGI from the coding sequence ATGCTCTTACGTCAAATGGAATATTTACAGGCTGTTATTGAAAACGGAAATTTCTATCTGGCAGCAGAACAGTGTCATGTCTCACAGTCTGCCATTTCCCAACAGATCAAAAAATTAGAAGACGAACTCGGGGTCAAACTACTGGAAAGACATAACCGTACCTTTTCTCTGACACCGGCCGGCGAGCATTTTTATCGGAAAAGCCTGATCATCTCAGGAGATCTGAAGCATCTTATCCGGGAAACGAAGAAAATTGCGAATAATGATCATGCTGTTTTACGGATCGGATATTATAAAGGATATCATGGAAATGAACTCTCAGAAGCGATCGCTCTGTTTTCTGAAAAATACCCGGCTGTAGACGTGGAAATCACGGTGGGAAGTCATGAAGAACTGTATCATGCGATGGAAAATGACTCGATCGATCTTGCAATCAATGATCAACGGCGTGCGTTTTCCGATGCCTATCGGAATGAAATACTCGCAGAAAGTAACATTTATATTGAGCTTTCTGCCAAAAATCCTCTCAGTAAACTGGACACGCTGGAAACGGATGACCTGAAAAATATGCCCTGCATTCTGGTCATCAACCAGGCAGGGCAACAGGAAGAACAAAATTATTATGAAAATATCATCGGACTGCATGGAGATTTTCTGTTTGCAGATACCATTCAGGAAGCACGCTTAAAAATCATAACCGGTCAAGGTTATCTGCCGGTTGATGTGATCGGGGAACAGGCCTGGTTTGACACCGTTGTCAGCAGAATTCCGCTGTACCGGAATAACCAGCCTGTTCGAAAAATTTACTGTGCTTTCTGGAGAAAAGATAACTCAGGGTATTATATAGAAGACTTTGCTGAAATGCTTCATTCCTGTTTTTTCAGCATCTCTTCCATGGTGTGCCATCCCAGCACCGCACATTTGACCCGGGCGGGCATATGA
- a CDS encoding EFR1 family ferrodoxin (N-terminal region resembles flavodoxins. C-terminal ferrodoxin region binds two 4Fe-4S clusters.) — protein sequence MMILYFSATGNSEYVARRIAAETGDLAVSITDCYKEQMFSFDEKYKTLGIVSPTYSWGLPVIVTEFLQRLDVSHKPDYLFFIATYGTTPGQTGRFADHILAPKGLPLSAKFSVKMPDTWTPIFDLSNKEKVRRINDHAELAIDGMIKQIKNFTAGDFMKNKIPYPLAKIGYHIEYDAMRKTKHFSVEDTCVGCGLCAKNCPISAIKLKDRKPEWMKEQCVMCLACLHHCPKFAIQYGKHTKKHGQYVHDSFDSQGKI from the coding sequence ATGATGATTTTATATTTTTCAGCAACCGGAAATAGCGAATATGTTGCCAGAAGGATTGCAGCCGAGACAGGTGACCTTGCCGTTTCTATTACAGATTGCTATAAAGAACAAATGTTCTCATTTGATGAGAAATACAAAACACTTGGTATCGTGAGTCCCACATACTCCTGGGGATTGCCTGTTATCGTAACCGAATTTTTACAAAGATTAGATGTAAGCCACAAGCCGGACTATCTGTTTTTTATTGCAACCTATGGAACAACTCCGGGACAAACCGGGAGATTTGCAGATCATATTCTTGCTCCTAAAGGCTTGCCCTTGTCCGCAAAATTCAGCGTGAAAATGCCGGATACCTGGACGCCGATTTTTGATTTGAGCAATAAAGAAAAAGTTCGGCGTATCAATGATCATGCAGAGCTTGCAATCGACGGTATGATAAAGCAAATAAAGAATTTTACCGCAGGGGATTTTATGAAAAATAAGATACCTTATCCGCTTGCAAAGATAGGCTACCATATCGAATATGATGCGATGCGTAAAACAAAGCATTTTTCAGTGGAGGATACCTGCGTTGGGTGTGGATTGTGTGCCAAAAACTGCCCGATTTCCGCCATTAAGCTCAAAGACCGCAAACCCGAATGGATGAAAGAACAATGTGTCATGTGCCTGGCGTGCTTACATCACTGCCCTAAATTTGCGATTCAATATGGCAAACATACAAAGAAGCATGGTCAGTATGTACATGATTCTTTTGATTCGCAGGGAAAAATATAG
- a CDS encoding Crp/Fnr family transcriptional regulator, with product MKKELLTPEDIRLLSHNPLLRGFSENDCKKLLTALRAAVRSYPKNTEILSAGSPATQIGIVLEGSAQVISSDVFGNQTIFGMIEPPDLFAEAFCCAGSPAIPVSVLAVRPTRVLFLTYPGTPTPNQSPADASLHMKLMENMVRVLASKNLMLNEKLRCLSRRSTREKLLAYLSSRARAASSLTFSIPFNRQELADYLCVDRSAMSAELSRLRQEGILDFDRSQFRLHADWTEE from the coding sequence ATGAAAAAAGAACTACTCACGCCGGAGGACATCCGGCTGCTCTCCCACAATCCGCTGCTGCGCGGTTTTTCTGAAAATGATTGCAAGAAACTGCTGACGGCCCTTCGCGCAGCCGTCCGCTCCTATCCGAAAAATACCGAGATCCTGTCCGCCGGTTCTCCCGCCACCCAGATCGGCATTGTGCTGGAGGGCAGCGCCCAGGTCATTTCCTCCGATGTATTCGGCAACCAGACGATCTTCGGCATGATCGAGCCGCCGGATCTGTTTGCGGAGGCGTTCTGCTGCGCGGGCTCGCCGGCCATCCCGGTGAGCGTGCTGGCCGTCCGCCCCACCCGGGTACTGTTTCTGACCTATCCCGGCACCCCGACACCGAACCAGAGCCCCGCAGATGCTTCCCTGCATATGAAACTGATGGAAAATATGGTGCGTGTCCTGGCCTCCAAAAATCTCATGCTGAACGAAAAGCTCCGTTGCCTGTCCCGGCGCTCCACACGAGAAAAACTGCTGGCCTATCTGTCCTCCCGGGCCAGAGCTGCCAGCAGCCTTACTTTTTCCATTCCCTTTAACCGGCAGGAGCTGGCCGATTATCTCTGCGTGGATCGCAGCGCCATGTCCGCCGAATTGTCCCGCCTCCGCCAGGAAGGTATCCTCGATTTCGACCGCAGCCAGTTTCGCCTGCATGCGGACTGGACGGAGGAATAG
- a CDS encoding SDR family oxidoreductase produces the protein MRKKEVMIVTGAGQISMAIARRVGYGKKIVMGDKNIKNAKAIAEIMNNAGFDVEPVEMNLSSRASILSLIAKAQEYGEIKMLVNGAGVSPSQAPIEAILKVDLYGTAVLLEEVGKVIAEGGCGVTISSQSGWRMPQLTAEEDAALATTPTEELLNLEILQPENIRDTLHAYQMAKRCNEKRVMAQSVAWGKRGARLNDIAPGIIVTPLAVDEFNGPRGDFYKNMFAKCPAGRPGTADEVANVAELLMSDKGAFITGSTFLIDGGATSSYYYGPLKPENSPVRG, from the coding sequence ATGCGTAAAAAAGAAGTAATGATCGTAACTGGTGCAGGACAGATTTCCATGGCAATCGCCAGAAGAGTGGGATACGGCAAAAAAATCGTTATGGGCGATAAAAATATAAAGAATGCAAAGGCGATCGCAGAGATCATGAACAATGCCGGTTTTGATGTGGAACCGGTGGAGATGAATCTTTCTTCCAGAGCGTCCATTTTAAGTCTGATTGCAAAAGCACAGGAATATGGGGAGATCAAAATGCTGGTAAACGGAGCCGGTGTTTCCCCGAGCCAGGCGCCCATCGAAGCAATCTTAAAAGTGGATCTGTACGGCACGGCTGTTTTGCTGGAAGAAGTTGGAAAGGTGATCGCAGAGGGCGGCTGCGGCGTGACCATTTCCAGCCAGTCCGGATGGAGAATGCCGCAGCTTACCGCAGAGGAAGATGCCGCGCTGGCAACGACACCCACCGAAGAACTGTTAAATCTTGAGATTTTACAGCCGGAAAACATCAGAGATACCCTTCACGCATACCAGATGGCAAAACGCTGCAATGAGAAGCGTGTCATGGCACAGTCGGTAGCGTGGGGCAAGCGCGGCGCAAGATTAAACGACATCGCACCGGGCATCATCGTGACACCGCTTGCCGTGGATGAATTCAACGGTCCGCGCGGAGATTTCTACAAAAATATGTTTGCAAAGTGCCCCGCAGGAAGACCGGGAACCGCAGACGAAGTGGCAAATGTGGCAGAACTTCTGATGAGCGACAAGGGAGCATTTATCACAGGCTCTACCTTCCTGATCGACGGCGGTGCAACATCATCTTATTATTATGGCCCGCTCAAGCCGGAAAATTCACCGGTGCGGGGGTAG
- a CDS encoding Fic family protein, with amino-acid sequence MDSFHEIQSLLQEKADFQARMNLIPYDGNPEIKENASGKYLYMRKRIGSRLTSTYVDVYSEDLYQLLLRNAKELRTLKKNIRKIEKRLAELGYEATDLSIRVAQNLDFARANMKANIYDQAVLEGVATSFPQTEDIIDNGTVSGMTASDIQKILNLKHAWEFILDTDVIQAKSDYYLLCHIAKLVNEGFFHDGGRIRGVPVTIGGSSYKPPIPVETLVKESIQEILMSEKEAIDIAINLCMYSMKTQIFIDGNKRASVIFANHFLIAHGQGFLVIPEEHVPEFKKKLVAYYEGETIEDISTFLKEKCWKTF; translated from the coding sequence ATGGATAGCTTTCATGAGATTCAATCGTTGCTTCAGGAAAAAGCAGATTTTCAGGCAAGAATGAATCTGATTCCGTATGATGGAAATCCGGAAATAAAGGAAAATGCAAGTGGCAAATATTTATATATGAGAAAACGTATTGGCAGCCGACTGACTTCCACGTATGTGGATGTTTATTCGGAAGACTTGTATCAGCTTTTATTAAGAAATGCCAAGGAACTTAGAACACTAAAAAAGAATATAAGAAAAATTGAAAAAAGACTGGCAGAATTAGGATATGAGGCTACAGATCTAAGCATAAGGGTGGCTCAAAATCTGGATTTTGCCAGAGCTAATATGAAAGCCAATATATATGATCAGGCAGTATTGGAAGGTGTTGCAACCTCTTTTCCACAAACAGAAGATATTATAGATAATGGCACAGTCAGTGGGATGACGGCAAGTGATATACAAAAAATATTAAATTTAAAACATGCATGGGAATTTATTCTGGACACAGATGTTATACAGGCAAAGTCAGATTACTATTTGTTATGTCATATAGCTAAATTAGTTAATGAAGGTTTTTTTCATGATGGGGGCAGAATAAGGGGAGTACCTGTTACAATCGGAGGCAGTTCATATAAACCACCAATACCAGTTGAAACTCTTGTAAAAGAAAGCATTCAGGAGATCCTAATGTCAGAAAAAGAGGCAATCGATATTGCGATCAATCTCTGCATGTATAGTATGAAAACACAAATATTTATTGATGGAAACAAGCGTGCTTCTGTGATATTTGCAAATCATTTTCTTATTGCACATGGACAGGGCTTTTTGGTAATTCCGGAAGAACATGTTCCAGAGTTTAAAAAGAAATTGGTTGCCTATTATGAAGGTGAAACTATTGAGGATATTAGTACATTCTTAAAAGAAAAGTGCTGGAAAACATTCTAA
- a CDS encoding ATP-binding protein, whose amino-acid sequence MSELDFETRYEGKEKNEIGILGNNINEMAEKLEQAISELKTANNELQRDIEQKTKVDEMRKEFLSNVSHELKTPIALIQGYAEGLQECVNDDAQSREFYCEVIMDEAGKMNRMVKKLLTLNQLEFGDQKVVMERFDIIALIDSILSASVLIAEQKGVTVRMDKMDPVYVWADEFDIEEVFTNYFSNALNHVDFEKVIEVKVRKEDTKVRVSVFNTGKQIPEEDIDRIWDKFYKVDKARTREYGGSGIGLSIVKAIMDALHQPFGVKNWDNGVEFWFELDSK is encoded by the coding sequence ATGTCAGAGCTGGATTTTGAGACCCGGTATGAGGGAAAAGAAAAGAATGAGATCGGCATTCTCGGCAATAACATCAACGAGATGGCGGAGAAGCTGGAGCAGGCGATCTCGGAACTGAAGACAGCCAACAATGAGCTGCAGAGAGATATTGAGCAGAAAACAAAGGTCGACGAGATGCGGAAGGAATTTCTTTCCAACGTTTCCCATGAACTGAAAACGCCCATTGCTCTCATCCAGGGCTACGCAGAAGGGCTGCAGGAGTGCGTCAACGACGATGCTCAGAGCCGGGAATTTTACTGCGAGGTCATCATGGATGAGGCCGGGAAAATGAACCGGATGGTAAAGAAACTGCTGACGCTGAACCAGTTGGAATTCGGTGACCAGAAGGTGGTCATGGAGCGGTTCGATATCATTGCCCTGATCGACAGCATTCTTTCCGCATCAGTTCTCATAGCGGAGCAGAAGGGGGTCACTGTCCGCATGGACAAGATGGATCCGGTCTATGTATGGGCGGACGAGTTTGATATCGAGGAAGTGTTTACCAACTATTTCAGCAATGCCCTGAACCATGTGGATTTTGAGAAGGTCATTGAGGTAAAGGTGAGAAAAGAAGACACCAAAGTGCGGGTATCTGTTTTCAACACCGGAAAACAGATACCGGAGGAGGACATTGACCGGATTTGGGACAAATTCTATAAGGTAGACAAAGCCAGAACCAGGGAGTACGGCGGCAGCGGCATCGGTCTTTCCATTGTAAAGGCCATCATGGATGCGCTGCATCAGCCTTTTGGTGTGAAAAACTGGGATAATGGCGTGGAATTTTGGTTTGAGCTGGACAGCAAATAA
- a CDS encoding aldo/keto reductase yields the protein MFQEPAVLSLAEKYRKTPAQVLLRFLTQKDIIVIPRSTNPEHIRENFDLFDFKLTTAEMAQLSALDKKEPLIGRPETPELVEFSLTW from the coding sequence ATGTTTCAGGAGCCTGCGGTGCTCTCCCTTGCTGAAAAATACCGGAAAACGCCCGCGCAGGTATTGCTTCGTTTCCTGACCCAAAAGGACATCATCGTTATTCCGAGAAGCACAAACCCGGAACATATCCGGGAGAATTTTGATCTGTTTGATTTTAAACTGACCACAGCTGAAATGGCACAGCTTTCTGCTCTGGATAAAAAAGAGCCGTTGATCGGCAGACCAGAGACACCGGAGCTGGTAGAATTTTCGCTGACATGGTAG
- a CDS encoding 4Fe-4S binding protein, protein MVRNIVKIDADKCNGCGACASACHEGAIGMINGKAVLLKEDYCDGLGNCLPACPTGAITIEQREAADFDEEAVKNRQNMLEEIKERLKNKRVTPTAGGCPGAASRMLHPRHTATANSVAGSVPGSSMAADSAGSVAGGPGSAAGNGGWNMDGGELSQWPIQIKLVPLTAPYFQGADLLIAADCTAFAYANFHQKFIRGRITLIGCPKLDEGDYTEKLTAIIKANDIRSVTIVRMEVPCCGGLEMAAKNAIKASGKFLPWHVAVVSAEGQILSE, encoded by the coding sequence ATGGTTAGAAATATTGTAAAAATTGATGCGGATAAATGTAATGGATGCGGCGCCTGTGCTTCAGCCTGCCACGAGGGGGCCATCGGCATGATCAATGGCAAGGCGGTGCTTCTGAAAGAGGATTACTGCGACGGTCTGGGCAACTGCCTGCCGGCCTGTCCCACCGGTGCCATCACCATTGAGCAGCGGGAAGCGGCGGATTTCGATGAGGAAGCGGTAAAAAATCGCCAGAATATGCTGGAAGAGATCAAAGAGCGCCTGAAAAATAAACGGGTGACACCCACGGCAGGGGGATGCCCCGGTGCTGCGTCCCGGATGCTGCATCCCCGGCACACTGCTACAGCAAATAGCGTGGCAGGTTCTGTGCCCGGAAGTAGTATGGCGGCTGACAGTGCAGGTTCTGTGGCAGGCGGCCCGGGCAGTGCTGCTGGAAACGGTGGCTGGAACATGGACGGCGGCGAACTTTCTCAGTGGCCCATCCAGATCAAGCTGGTGCCGCTGACAGCGCCTTATTTCCAGGGGGCAGACCTTCTCATCGCGGCGGATTGTACGGCTTTCGCTTATGCAAACTTCCATCAGAAATTCATCCGGGGTCGGATCACCCTCATCGGATGCCCGAAGCTGGACGAAGGAGATTATACCGAGAAGCTGACGGCCATCATCAAAGCAAACGATATCCGCAGCGTCACCATCGTGCGGATGGAAGTGCCCTGCTGCGGCGGGTTGGAAATGGCGGCAAAGAATGCCATCAAGGCCAGCGGAAAATTCCTGCCCTGGCATGTGGCTGTCGTGTCTGCCGAGGGACAGATTCTGTCAGAATAA
- a CDS encoding TfoX/Sxy family protein, producing the protein MASSKEYLEFILGQLSELEEITYRAMMGEFIIYYRGKIVGGIYDDRLLVKPVKSAISYMPTAPYELPYEGAKEMLLVNEVDNKEFLTGLFHAMYDELPVPKPKR; encoded by the coding sequence ATGGCATCAAGCAAGGAATACTTAGAGTTTATTTTAGGACAGCTATCTGAGTTAGAAGAAATTACTTATCGAGCTATGATGGGAGAATTTATTATTTATTATCGCGGCAAGATTGTAGGCGGTATCTATGATGATAGATTACTTGTTAAACCAGTAAAATCAGCAATTAGTTATATGCCGACAGCTCCGTATGAATTACCCTATGAGGGAGCAAAAGAGATGTTGCTGGTAAATGAAGTTGATAATAAGGAATTTTTGACAGGCTTGTTTCATGCAATGTATGATGAACTGCCGGTTCCGAAACCGAAAAGGTAG